TGCAGAGGCATTCTATGATGAGATACTGGCGCTTTATaatgggatgaagagggacgGCGTTGAGGTGGAACTTCGTGTTGTGAGTCCCTGCTGTTTCGGTTGTGTTATTGAAGTGGATTTATCATGACTGACGTTCTATTTCTTCACCAAAGCTCGAAGGTGCGACGCATAGCGAGTTCATTTGGCTCGATCGGGATGAGATTAGTACGATGGGATGGTCGTGGGATATCCTTACGACAGACTTTGAACGACTGTGGGAGAGGGCAGCGTAAAAAAGAGAGTTGTAGATGTAGAGAAACATCCCTGAAGCGGTTCTTTTTGGTTGAGATGCTTTTATGGGGACTAGGATGACGCAGCGCGGGCGAGGCGAGCGTTGTGAAGTATTGATGGAGGTGAAACAGTTGTTAAATCTGTTTGAGGAAGTTGAACAACTATCTGCTTTGGAGATGTAGAGTTCGACGGCCATTAGCAAGCCCTGTTGCTTTCGTTCCATTTCAGGAGATTGATCAGATGGTTTGCGCTTTTTATTATATATTGAACTCAGTCTCGCGGACTATAATCACCTGAAACCATAGATCGGTCGATCCGTATCTCGCAAAAGAAGTCGCGCGAACAGAACAAGAAAGAAAGCGGAGAAAGCAGCCCCTATCGAGAGGGGAGAGATTGTATATACATACGGAAATCATAAGAGTTGGCCGGGGTATCATAGTGATTCTTGGTCTTCCAAactgaaaaaaaattaTTCTCGATCGGGCACTCCATGTGGCCTGAGATATGGTCGTTTAAAATGTATTGGGTATACGGATTCGTTGTAAAGTCGCGACGTGTTACGGCATGTACTCCATAGTACTTGTATCTAGAATGGCCTGTATCGTTTCCATCATGATACGAGCAGTTATTAGATTTCATCGCTTCACCTATGCATGGTTTCTGTCTGATACTGACGGATAATACCCGATGATACTGAAAATAGAAAGTTGGCTATTGACCTTTTTTTGATTTTCAACTCGACGATATACAATAATCATTCCACAACATCAAAAACTTATATACACAGACACTGTGCCACTGCAGATCTACGCCTTTTCTCTGACCGCACTTACTCGCGTTACCCCTCTCACGCGTCCCACTCGTCCAATTGACTTTGTTGCGCTTTCACATCCTCCACAGCTTTTGAATCTTCAACATGCTCCGTTCTGGGCATTTTGTTAGAGTCGTAATGCGCAATCTCATCATCGTGCATATCATGCTCGAGGATCTGTCTTCGATAGGCGGCTGATTTGAGTACGGTAGAGTTTCGATAGAGCAAATCACATTGCTCCAAGGAGAGCTCTTTTGTCTCAGGAATGAACTAAGAATAGAAGTTAATTAGCTCCAAATAGAGTGATTATTTCGTAAGCATGGCTAGTCGGCGACTTACGAAATAAGCGAATACGAAAGCGATACAACAGCAGCCACCCCAGATCCAGAAGACGTTGGTTTTCAAACCTGCACTTCCTGGAGCAACATCAACGAGGTAAGGTGTTGCGTACtgaaagaagacaatgaTTCGATTCAGCTTCATTTCAAGAACTCCAACATTAAAGGTTGAGCTGTACTCACGCCAATAGCAAAGTTGAATAACCACTGGGTAGCAGTAGACAAACTCATACCTTTACCTCTCAACTCGTAAGGGTAAATCTCACTCGTGATGACCCAAGCCAGGATACCCCATGTAGAAGCGAAATGAGCGATATAGATACAGACAAAAGCGACCAGGGCTTTTTGTCCAGCTTGGTTGGAAGTGTCGACAGCCACACCCACGGCAGCGACGATAAGTTGAGATACTGCCATACCTGCTGCACCGTACATCATCAAGGGCCTTCGGCCGATCCTATCAGCAGCGAGCATCCCAGGAACACTCATTCCTACGTTGACTACGTTTGTGGCGATTGTAGTTAGGAAAGGGTTTGATATACCCGAATTGGAGAAAAAGGTCGTTCCGTagtagaagatgaaattTACACCCTGTGTGCGACAGTCGAATGGTCAGTGAAAGGTATGAGGACGGCTTTGTCTCTCGTTTATTTGAGAGCTATTGACTCACAGTCAATTGCTGTAACGCTTGAAGGGCCATACCGGTGAAGATTCTCAGCCTAGTTTTACTTTCACCGTATTTGAAGCAATCCATCCAGGTACCTTTACCGAGCGATCGTTCATGTTCCAAATTGGCTGAGATTTCGGCAAACTCAGTGATTACAGCTTGACTGTTCTCAGCTTGACCCAGTAATCTGGATAAATTTTTTTTCGCTTGGTCTTGTTTATCTTTGAGAAGTAACCATCTTGGTGATTCGGGTAAGATGCACATACCACCGATGATGAGAGCACCCCAGACGAATTGTATAGCAATGGGGATCTCGTATGCTGAGTTGTCTGGACGACCCTTTGTAGCGTAAACCACACACGCAGCTACCAATAATCCGACGGTTACGAAGAATTGATAAGCAGCAACGACGAAGCCACGGATTGCTTTGGGTGAACATTCGGCTTGATAGATTGGTACTAAACATGATGTGCCTCCTACACCCAGACCTGCGAATACCCGACCGATAGCGAATCCTGCAAGGTTTTTACATCCGGTTTGCAAAGCTACCccgatgaagaaaaggcctatatatatacatatcGGCGAGCGTCAGCATTTCCAGGTTTGATTTATTGTATGATAAAGGGTCTTCCACGCACAGATGTAAAACACAATACCGAATCTTCTGCCAATACGATCCCCGACCATTGAGCCACATAAGGCTCCCAAGCAAGTACCGACAGATAAAATTGAAGTTATCAAGGAGTCTCTACCCGAGCTCAAGACATAAGTCCCGTCAGGTTGGAGAAGACCAAAAGTTCGAACAAAAgtttccatctccttaCATCCTGAGATGTAACCCGTGTCGTAACCGAATCTGGATGGTGACCAAAATGATCATTATGAGTCGTGCTTGACCAAAAGACACAAGGCAACTCACAAGAAACCagagaaagaagcgaaAGCTCCTAAGATCACAGCTAACTTTGGAAGAGGCATTGTTGAATTATCAAAAGCAAGAAGTAGTTGGCGTGATCGGTGCCCCACGTTGACCCCGTGGGATGAACGTATATGTATGTATCTCAAAGGCGCTTGAAAGCGACAACCTTCCGTTGTTTATCGTCAGTCGGAACAAAGACATTTGCCGGCGGGAGAAGGCACGGAACGTTGTGTTCCGTCTGCTTGGCGGACTCAACTTAAGTGACAACCatttttgtttgtttgtcGTCAGTGGAACGAAAACATTGCCGGAAGGAGATAGGGAAAGAAACGGAACGTTGTGTTCCACCTGCCCTCAATGACAAGTCGCAGGGGAACATTTGTGTGGCTTGCAACCACGTGACACAAAGATGCCGGAAGTACCTGTACCGGAGATGTAAACACGCAGTTCCGAGACTTACTTTTTTTGTCT
The Cryptococcus neoformans var. neoformans B-3501A chromosome 13, whole genome shotgun sequence DNA segment above includes these coding regions:
- a CDS encoding hypothetical protein (Similar to gi|14348970|emb|CAC41332.1| HXT1p [Uromyces viciae-fabae], FASTA scores: opt: 1824, E(): 4.1e-113, (53.373% identity (80.159% similar) in 504 aa overlap (5-508:20-522)); HMMPfam hit to Sugar_tr, Sugar (and other) transporter, score: 502.3, E(): 4.6e-148) translates to MPLPKLAVILGAFASFSGFLFGYDTGYISGCKEMETFVRTFGLLQPDGTYVLSSGRDSLITSILSVGTCLGALCGSMVGDRIGRRFGIVFYICLFFIGVALQTGCKNLAGFAIGRVFAGLGVGGTSCLVPIYQAECSPKAIRGFVVAAYQFFVTVGLLVAACVVYATKGRPDNSAYEIPIAIQFVWGALIIGGMCILPESPRWLLLKDKQDQAKKNLSRLLGQAENSQAVITEFAEISANLEHERSLGKGTWMDCFKYGESKTRLRIFTGMALQALQQLTGVNFIFYYGTTFFSNSGISNPFLTTIATNVVNVGMSVPGMLAADRIGRRPLMMYGAAGMAVSQLIVAAVGVAVDTSNQAGQKALVAFVCIYIAHFASTWGILAWVITSEIYPYELRGKGMSLSTATQWLFNFAIGYATPYLVDVAPGSAGLKTNVFWIWGGCCCIAFVFAYFFIPETKELSLEQCDLLYRNSTVLKSAAYRRQILEHDMHDDEIAHYDSNKMPRTEHVEDSKAVEDVKAQQSQLDEWDA